The sequence below is a genomic window from Macrotis lagotis isolate mMagLag1 chromosome 7, bilby.v1.9.chrom.fasta, whole genome shotgun sequence.
ggagaggagaggagaggagagagaagaggatggCAGTTCATGGATGAGAGTTTTGActgtgatgaggagttgtatgaattttacaatgaataaaacttgagttccatAACTTGatgtaatacatatttttttcaaattgcagGGCCCAAATTTAAGGTTGTCTTACATGGGTAAATATGGTATCTCCTTGTCCCCTATTTCAATCCACCAGACCAACTTTCTACCCACCCCTCATAGTCATCActgaaaaatcatctttttaaagaGGGCTTGAATTCCTCATCAGCACCAGCAGCAACAATCACATGGATTTGCAGGGCTAAAAGTGAactgacataaaaacaaaagatattaaaaaatgttttaaataaatggCTGGGATTTATAAAGGCACATACCACTGATTAACTAAGTGACTATGATTAAGGGATACATAATTTCTAATTCTCTTACTCTTCCCCttcaaaaatgaatgacctggataCATCTCCAAGAATCCTTCTAATTCTATAAACAATTATGTTTATAATAGAGTATGGGAACCTAGACATCACCAATAAAATCCGTCATCTGACTCAAGCCTCAGTCCTGGGGTTCTTAACCtgaaagagggagaaggggagccTTGACAGTGAGAACACCTCTCAGACTTCCTTTTGCCTGCTCTCAGGCCAATCCTCACAGTCATCAGTAGGGAGGTCCACCACCACTGCCAGTCAActatccccaccccccaacacacacacacacacacacacacacacacacacagcagacAGCAAGGTGAAGCATCAGGACATTGGAAGGCAGAGACAGGAAGCTATGTGTACAGATGAGGTCAGCCCAGGACCCTTAACCTAAAAGCCTTAGGAAGGGCAATGTTCCCAACCCACTGTCCTTGGCCATCATCCTGGGAAGCAGCCAGTGCTTTGGAGATGCAGCCTGGACCAACAGCAAGTAGCCTCCCATCCAAATTACCATGTAgttatctaatatatatatatatatatatatatatatatatatatatatatatatatatatatgtatgtatatatacatagagagataTCTTTACACACAGATGTATTTATACATAATTtaatttatgtgtgtatatgttaactttaTGTTGCacatatatctctctctatatatttatatactgtcCTTAAGCTCAGGAAATAGGAAGTGTTTTTGAGTCTTGTGTATCACCAGAGCCTAATATTGTGGTACATAATAgtcaattagtaaatatttgagtgGGAAGACAAcacaataattaaataataattaaaccattgaaatttacaatttacaaagtactttataggcttctcatttaatcattttaaatatagTCCTACTCAGtggttcaaaaaaaaatcaaatgaagcagaaagaaatagggattttgtgtttaaaaaaaaatatatagtttctaGAGTTCAACAATCTCCGTGAGTTAACAGTTTGACCAAACAGCCAAAAAAGATAATCACATTTTATCTTGAGGTCAGGACAAGGGAAGTGCTGGTTCCTGGACCACTGCCCTGGTTCTTTTACATCAGTAGTATAATGTTCAGTTCTGAGGATATGATTTTTACAATGGATTTTTGAACACTTGTGCATCCAGAGTGAACAGCATGGTGAGAAGATTGAAGGACCTGTTAAATGAACACCAGCTGAGGACATAAGCAGTGTTTTTAGCCTGAGAAAGAAAAGACTTCAGGAGGGAGAACATGTTGGAGATTTTGTTATAAGAGGATTAGGCTAACATTGATTGACTACAAAGGTGAGGGAGGAACTATAGAAGTGTGAGAGGGGTAGTTTTTGACTCAGAGGGTGGAGGAAATTTGTAAACAGTAAGAACTGTTCCCAAAGTGGAGAGGACTGTTTTGTGAAGTGACCAGGTCCCTTTCACTGGAGCTCTTCCAGTAGAAGCTGAATGACTTCTTGCCAGGGATATTGAAGACAGGGATTTCTGCTTGGATAAGGTCGGACTGGCCTACCTCTatagtctcttccaactctgatgtTTGGTTATTAGGTGACTTGTCAAAGTCAATCAGTGATGAATTGGGTTTCAAACCcagttcctcctcctccttcttgagAAATTAGAGTATGGTTGGGAGGGTACCCAGCAATTAAACCAttgaaatttacaatttacaaagtactttataggCTTCTCATTTAATCAACATTTTAAATATAGAGTCCTACtcagtggttaaaaaaaaaatcaaatcaggcAGAAAGAAATAGGGactttgtgtttaaaaaaaaaagtaattttaccAGCCCATTCCTATCATCAGTTTTTGGTAGGGGAATGCTGGTTAAGGGAAGAGGACTGATAGGAAGAAGTCACTTGGACACTGTCACTGTGGAGTGACATGGAGCTGTGGAGACAAATCAGAGGTGTCAGTCATATCATATCTCTGGGAAAAGGAATGTACCCTGAAGCCCTTTTTCTCTTGCCAAGTACTAGTCCTTCTTCAGATTGTTTAGGTTAAAAAATAGTCACTGATGGAGAAATCTTATATGTCCAGGGAAGAGGTTTAGGGAGGTGTCCGGTCCTCCTCATAGAATACACTGTCATTATTGAAAATATTGTCATATGCTGGGGGTGGAGTAAGAGGCTCCAAACATTTCCGGCTTTGCGCTGGGGGTGTTTCAGACCCTATTAGGTGTCCCCGAAGCTGGAGACTGATTGGAAAGCCCAAAGAGCCTCTTCTCTGGGTTATTGTACCTTCTGACCTTCCACGCCTGAATCCTGCCAAATGGTTAGATTCCTCTTCCTGAAGTCGAGAGGGAATCACAGTGCTGTAGGGTGGGGGCTCACCTAAATCTGAATTGGGGGCCTGAGTTGATATCACGGCTTCCTCATAGCTTGGTGCTTCAAAGGCTGCATTGTCCCTGAGAAGCAGATGGACAGAATCAGTGCTCCAACAAATCCCTGGAAGACCCTTGGGATTCCCTCACCCCCAGGTGATACCTTTTGCTAGTTCTTTCCCTTTCAGAACTCAATGGCATAAGGGAGCAGGTTGCTCATATCTGAGACATGAAAACAGGCTTGGTAGAAAGTATATAAATACCTCCCTTCATTCTCCTTGCCTTCAATTTACCTTGTTGAGCTCAAAGCTCCAGTGGTATCTCTCCGCATTGCCAGGAGCCCCCATTCCATGAAGCAAAACAGGAGGCAGATAAGAAGAAGGAGGCCACCTAAGATGAGTAAGAAATAAGCAGCAGGTTTGACATTGGGCAGCAGTTCTAACAGGGCGAACCCCAGGAGCATGGAGGCACAGCATAAGAGGGTCAATAGCTTCACCAGTCTCCCCCACCCTTGGACTGGAAACATTGCCCCTGGCTGGGCTCCTGAAAAAATGAGAGGTAAAGATACATTCAGAGAACAGAAGAGTATGAAGTTAAGAATATTATGCTATAGCTATGTTTACATAGAAATACATTTCTAAGTGTAAATAGTTATAATGGTATACTTTGCTTGTTTTAAAATTCGGCACAGAACAGATTgcttaaaatttgtaaaaagtcaaaattgttttttacaaaaGAGGAGGCTTGGGAgggtaaagagacaaaagagaagcTTTGGGAAGGTGGGGTGGAGAAGAAGGAGGAATTGGTGTCAGATGGTTGTATGGTCAAATATGGACCATATTCTGCATTTTGATATTCTATCAGCAGAGAACTGGGATAAATTTCAGAGAATTGATGACTTTAGGATGAGAAAAAATTATGTGTTtgttttcactaacttctaattgaagtttagcattttcttcaatgatataaaaatcttattctgaatagggatccataggcttcaccagtcTGCCAAAATGTCCTTGCTCTATACCAGTCACTCTAGAGTATGACTGTGGAGAGGGGTCTAGGTGACTAATAGTGACAACATAGACATTATTACAGAGAAGTAACCTAATTTACTTTTCTCAGCCCGGATCCTACCTACCCTACTGATTAAATACATGAGGCTCTGACATTCCCTGGTTAGAACCCTTAGTCTCCCCAGTAAAGTTCTCCTTGGTAGCCCCAATCCTCTCTACCTCCCAATGCTCTAGGTACAGCAGATAGGGCCTCAGGCCTCAATGCACACAGGCATCTCTGGAATCTAGGTGAGGGGGACCTGATGGTCTTCCCTGAATGATTCTCTGTACTACCCTTCCCTCTATTGCCTCCCAGCCTTTATGCTAATTCCTCAATCTGACTTCCCTTTCTTCCCAGTCTGTCAGTTTTAGATGGTTATAGTGTGCCAACCCACTGTGCCAGCTAGGCTCCATGTGCAAGGACAAAGTCTCAGAAGCATAAGAATACATGAAaggggagatttttaaaaaaagatacatgGAAGCCCCAAACTCTTTCTCTGATCTGAGTTTCATATTTGCCTAGGTCCTCTTCTTCCACAGTCTTTCTTGAGGTTGAGATCCCATCCTTCATCACCTTAGCTCCGAATTTATTATCCTAGATCCTCACCCAGATTCTAGCACAGAAAATCCTTTCCTTATACTCCAGGTAAGACTCCAATTCATAGCAGTATTCTACATCTCCCCCTGTCCCCGGCCCCCCACCTCACCCCGAAAGCCAAATCCAGTAGCTCCTTCAGCAGGGAACCCTTGGTCAGGGAAAGAGGTCAAGAATAAGGGATGATTACCTCCCCTATCCCCCAAGTTAGAAgttctttcttcatcttcagtcaccagcctcaggtAAGTAAAAAGT
It includes:
- the LOC141492821 gene encoding transmembrane protein 139-like isoform X9, with amino-acid sequence MESRMLGFFIPIDSCLWRKGAQPGAMFPVQGWGRLVKLLTLLCCASMLLGFALLELLPNVKPAAYFLLILGGLLLLICLLFCFMEWGLLAMRRDTTGALSSTRDNAAFEAPSYEEAVISTQAPNSDLGEPPPYSTVIPSRLQEEESNHLAGFRRGRSEGTITQRRGSLGFPISLQLRGHLIGSETPPAQSRKCLEPLTPPPAYDNIFNNDSVFYEEDRTPP